TTAGAAGGTGTAAGTTTTGAATTCCCCATGTTTCCAGGTCTGTCCAATTTCTTGTTACTCCTAGCTCCGCCAGCCTTGATTTATCTTGAGCAATAGATGTGTCAAAGCCGTTTTTTTGACTTGGTGGCACTTCTGCGGCTATTAACTTTCCTTCTAAGTCAAAGGTGTAAACCTCAAAAAAGTTTTGATCCAGCCTGGCCTCGCTTCTTATATTGTAAGAAGGGTTCGCTATTGTCCTTCTATTTTTTGCAATAAGTTTAATGTATGATCCCTCCTTTTCTGCAGAGTGAAAGTCCCAGGGGACGGATGAATAAAGCTGCTTGGTGAATCTTCTGCCGTCAGAGAGAGTAAAAAATATTTTTTTACCATTTAGCTGTGTGTATATTTGTTGTGAATTATCTGAAAGAAGGCCAAGGCTTCCTTCGGTCTCAAAAACTGTTTGCTGTATATATGTTGTATATGTCATTTTAGGCGCAATTCTGGGTTTATTCCGTTACCTTTTGTCTGTATTTTGTCCATCAAAATTCTGTGTATTTGTGGTTTGTTGAATTGACGATTAGGGCTTCTCCTAATTTTCTTTTGTAATTCTACAGGTTTCAGCGCCTCTCCAACTCATCACCGCATCGGATCCGTTGACGGTCGAGTTTGCGTTGAATGTGCGGAGTGATTCCCAGTTCAGCGGTGTCCCTGAGGTGATCCATGACGCGGGTGAGGTGTTTGACGAGCTGAGGTGAGTGGATCACCAGCAGAGTTTCATCGTTGGTGTGTGCAGCAGAGGGTGACCAGTTGAAGGACCCCGTGATCACTTTGCGTTGCTGTGGTTGAGCTGACTACGAAATTCCAGTGCAATTTTCCGAGCCCTAACTACATGCACATCACGGCGTGAAAACCCCCATAGCCTCTCTGCAGCTCTAAGGCTCAGCAGAAGCTCCCCAGCAAGGGTCCACTTGTTGCCAGCCCACGCGGTGCAACTCCTTCCAGAGCTGCTCTCCTATGTCTTCGGATTCAGCGCTCTAAACCCAATCGTCCGAGTACTGCGTCCTTTTGGCTGTCATCACAGCGTTGTCCTCAGCGAGGTGCTCTGCTGCCCACATGCCTTTGACCTCATGGCAGACGCCTTCTCGGTCGCAAACCCTGTAGAGCTCGAAGCCCTCTGGAGAGGTGGTGAGTTTGGTCTTGGTCCCTTTCATGCCTCTATCTCTGCTAACCCAATAAATAGGCAGCAAATCGAGTCCCGTATGGGCAAGTTGAGACAAAAAGTTCGGCTCGTTACATAACCTTGGGTGGCTTAACGATTCGGGTTGCAGCAGGTAACGCTGCTCTATCGACGGTCAGCCGAACTTCAATCGTCGGTTTCACCCATTGCAGTTCACGTGTACTACTGCTTACCTGATGGATAGCGACAAGAGAAGTGGAATGTCGGTTGATCATTCGGTCGTTACGCAACGGACTGACCGCGACCCACTGATCCTGCACGTCAAAGCAGGGATGACCGTGATCGTTGAAGAGAACGGTGACTGGTGGATGGGGGATGTCGTGTTTGTCGAAGCTGGAGCAAGGAACACCAAGGTTCCGACCCTTTTCCAAGTGGCAAATGTGGACACCGGTTTTATCCGTTGGATTAACGCCGACCTGGTGACCCATATCGTCCCCAGAATCCACGAAGCAGTAGCTGCTTAACGCTGCCAGTCAACGCGATATAACTCCTGCAAGACCTGCTTTGCAGCGTCCCTACTTAGGTGCACGCGTGTCTTGAGGAGTGGTGTCTATGGAGATTCTGTGCTGCACTCCTGCCGAAACTGCTGCAAAGCCTGTCCCAGTCTTGTTTTTTCCGATCAGTTGGTATCGATGGTCAGAAGAGTTGGTATCAAAGATTTTTTAAACTGGATGCACCACCGGATTGAGCGGCGCGGTCGAGTCGACAGCCGGTATGCGTGAACCCGAGTCATGCGATCTGTTGAAGGCCATCAGCGCCTAATACCAACCAGATACCAACCGCTCAAAACCGCTCTAACCCCATCTATATAAACAAATGCTGCAGTTCAGCAAATATCAGGGACTTGGCAACGACTTCCTGATTGTGGAGGGCCGGCAGGGACAACTGCCCGATGCCATCAGTGATCCCGATCCCGCCTGGGTGCGCCATATCTGCGATCGGCGTTTCGGTGTTGGCGCGGATGGCCTGATCCTGGCGCTTCCACCTCAGGCCGAGGGTGAACTGCGCATGCGGATCATCAATGCCGATGGAAGTGAGGCCGAGATGTGCGGCAACGGCATTCGTTGCCTGGCGCGTTATCTGGCCGATACCGATGGAGATGCGCCAGGACGAAGTTGGGACATCGAAACCCTCGCGGGAATGATTCGCCCTGAACTCATGGCGGACCGCCAGTTGCGGGTGGATATGGGGCCTCCGTTCCTCACGCCGGAAGGCATCCCCACAACACTGATGCCGGAGGACGGTCTGCCCCAGGGGGTGCTGATGTTGGAGGACGATCAACTGAGAGTGGCCGCTGTTGGTATGGGCAACCCTCACGTGGTGGTTCCCGTTGAGGATCTCGCCAGCATTCCCTTTGAGGCCTGGGGAGCTGCCCTGGAGGTGCATCCAGCGTTCCCGGCCAAAACCAATGTTCATTTCCTTCAGGTTCACAGCCGTGAGCGTTTGGAGATCCGGGTATGGGAGCGGGGTGCAGGTCCGACCCTGGCCTGCGGCACCGGAGCCTGCGCCACCCTCGTGGCGGCAGTGTTGTTGGGCCTCGCCGATGACTGTGCCGAGGTTCTACTTCCCGGCGGTCCGCTGATGATCGAATGGCGCGATCGAAGCGGTTCGGTGCTGATGACTGGACCGGCGGAGGCAGTGTTTGATGGTGTCCTGACGCCAGAGTTGGTTCCTGGTCCGTCTGCCGTAGCTCCCCAGGTCAGTCCCGTTAACCAGGTCAGCACCAATCCCTCACCCGCCAAAGAGGTGACGCCTGCAGCGAGTCCAGAGGACGAAGCGGCCGCCCTGGAGCAGGTGCAGAACTTTCTGAACTCCACCTCTCTCGATTCGATGCTCAATCTCGCCAGTGAGTCACTGGAGCAACGCACCAAGGCGCGGTTCGAGCGTGACACGCCCTGAGCTGTATCTCGATGCTGCCGCCACGACACCGCCGCTGCCGGAGGTGATCGCAGTCATGCAGCAGCTCCAGCAAACGGCCTGGGCGAACCCCAGCAGTCTTCATGGAGCAGGGCTGGCAGCTGCGGAGGCCCTCGAACGGGCCCGCTGGTGTACTGCTGATCGTTTTGGTGTCAGCGCGGATCAGTTGATCGTCACCTCGGGGGCGACTGAATCCGTCCATCTCGCCCTTCTCGGCAGTGCCGCGGGTCTTGCTCCCGGCCGTGTGGTGATCTCTGCAGTGGAGCATCCAGCGGTGATCGCTGCGGCTTACCAACTCGAGGCCCAGGGATGGAGCGTTGCTGAATGGCCTGTCGATGGGCAGGGGGTGGTGCGACTGAACCAACTCGATCAGCTGTTGTCTGCTCCGACGCGGTTGGTGTCCCTCACAGCTGCCCAGGGTGAGATTGGTGCGCTTCAACCTCTGATCGAGGTTGCCCAGGCCTGCCGCGAGCGCGGCATCGTGATCCACAGCGATGCCACCCAACTCGTACCGCAGGGCTGTTTCCCGTTCGAGCGGCTCGGGGTCGACTTGCTGACCCTCTCCGCCCACAAGTTCCGTGGTCCCCGCGGCGTGGGCCTGCTGATTCGCGCCCCAGGTGTTGCCCTCTCACCGCTCCAGGGCGGTGGTGGACAGGAGCATGGCCTGCGCTCCGGTACTGAACCCGTCGCTCTTGTCAGCGGTATGGCAGAAGCTCTGAAGGTGCTTCCAAGCTTTGACCCCGTTACGCATCCCGTACCCCCTGGCAGCGCAGTGAAGATCCGTCGCCAACGCGATCAACTGCTTGAGCGCCTACTGGAGCTTCCCCAGCTCCGGCTTTGCGGCCCCCAGCTGTCAGGCCGTCTGCCCCACCACATCGCGCTGCTGGTGAAGTCGACCGATGGCATGCCTCTGCCGGGTCGCGATCTCGTGCGGCGGCTTGCAGCGGCGGGTGTGGCCTGCAGCAGTGGCAGCGCCTGCAGCAGTGGAAGCAGCTCAGACAGTGTCGTTCTCACGGCCATGGGGATTCCCGAGCCTGAACGGCAGTCAGGGCTGCGCCTGACCCTTGGCCCATGGCTCTCTGATCAGGACCTCGACGCCGTTCCAGGCCGTTTTGAATCCGTATTGAGGGCTTTTCCCTGACATGCTTTGGCGATGACTCAATCCGACGCCCCCTGTCTCGACCTCCCCGCGGATCTGCTTGCAGCCGAGGAGGCTATGTTGCAAGCCGCCCTGGCAGCGGTGGGTTCTGGCGACGGCCAACGCTGGGCAGCAAGCCTGCGTTTTGAGGGGTTGCGACTGCTGCCGGTGGCGGTGCGGCTGGCCCGTGCACTCATCGCTACCGGTCAGCAGCTGGTGATGGTCTGGCCCGACGCCGGCGCTGCAGCCCTGGCGCGGCGTGATGCGGAGGACCTCAAAGACGTGATCCTCGACTTCAATCAGCTGAAACGCTCGGACAGCACAACTCCCGATACGCGCCTGCTCCTCGCGGTGAATCCTTCGCCCGCTGATTACGAGGAGTTCCAGGCCTTGTGCGAAAACCATGCCGGAGTGATCCTGATGCTGAATGGACGTCTTGAAGACGCCGCTGTCGGGATCGGCAGCGTGGCCCGGGAGCGCCGCAAGGGTTTCGTGGCCAGTTGGCAACAGGCCTATTGGCTCCAGCCGTTGGATGGAGGAGCGTTGATGCGCTGCTTCCCCGATGACTGGCGTCTCTATCGCCAGGATCCCGATGGGTACCGGCAATTGGAGGTGCTTCCCGAACGCCCGGACCCTGACACCACCGCAGCTCTGCTGGCTGGGGAAGATCCTGACAGCATCAAGCAACAGCTCTCCGGAGTTGATCGCTTCCTTGATGGTCTTCGCAATTGAGATGCGGTTGGCTTGATCCAGGATCAGACACTCTTTAAGGTTCGTGCCCAAGCTCCCCTTCGATGGTGCTCAACAGGCTGCGATCCTTTTCTCCCATCGATGCAGTGGCAGCTGTTGTCGCCCTGGCAGCTCTGGGTGGAGTGATCTGGTCCCCAAAGCTCTCTAATGCAGTCGCGAAAGCGACTGGTGCCGTGAAGCCTGTGCAGGTCAGCGTGGATGTGCGTCATCTGTACAGCGCCAATCCTGAGCAACTGCTGAATTCAGCCCGGGAGGAAGCGGCGCTCAACATCGTGATACGGAACCAACCGGCCGGCCGTGTGACTTTGGTTTCGGTGGATGACCTCACCAATTCCCTGACGGCAGTTCAGCCCGATGGTTCGGTGGTTGTTGCTGATGCCCCCAGCACCGCCCTCCCCCGACACGCTCGTTTTGTGATGGAGGCCAATGCGGAGATCAAACCTTCAGGTGTTGTGATCGGCGGGACCAAGCTCAAGGTGGGTGTCCCCGTCGAGCTTGAAGGACGTCTCTACCGCTTAAACGGTGTCGTCAGTGGAGTGACGCCTCTGTGATGCGCTCTGCTCTATTCACCCTGCTTTTGCTGGCGCCCCAGTTGCCTCTGAGGGCAGCAACTCCGTTGCTGGCACCTCCACCGGTGGTTCAACGCCAAGGCCAGGCGCTGCTCTCCGGTGGAGCGCTTTGTCCCGCATTGCAATCGGCCCTGGAAACCGCAGTAGGTCCGGAAAAGCGGGTGTGGAGCGTCAGCGTTGTGGATCAACGCGGCCAGTTGCTGGCTGATTTGAACGGGGGGGTTCCCCGTGTTCCAGCATCCAATCAAAAACTGGTCAGCACGGCCTTTGCTCTGGATCGCCTCGGTCCCGACTTCAGGCTGAAAACGCAGTTGTTGCGTCATGCCGATGGGACGCTTGAAATTGTTGGGGAAGGGGATCCCGACCTCAGCATTGCGGAGATCCAGAAGTTCGCCATGGTGGCGCTCGGCCAGGGCGGCTCTCGCACCCCGACCAGTCTTTCAACAGTGCCTGTGCAGTTGATGGTGCGAGAGGAACCGCGGCAGCGCTGGTGGCCCGCCGACTGGGACCCGGCGGATCGCTCTTATGCCTATGGCGCTCCGATCACCCGCCTCGCTCTCACCAGCAATGCACTGCATATGGCGGTGATGGATCCAGCGGCACGGTTGCAGCGGATTCTGAATTCCACCATCCGTCAGCAGGGGGGGCAGATCCGTCTTCAGATGGTTGACCAGCAGACCCGAGAAGCGGTAACTGCGCGGAGTGATGAAGCGAGTGTGGTGCTGCATAGCGAGGATTCAGCGCCGATGCATGCTCTGCTCAGCCTTGCCAACACGGAGAGCCATAACTTCACCGCCGAAGTACTGATGCGCGAAGCCGCAGACGCCTGGGATGTCAATCGTGCGGCCCTGGCTACCACCCGTTGGATGCAGGCGCAGGGACTTCCCATGACGGGTCTACGGGTGAGGGACGGAAGTGGACTCTCAAGGGGCAACCGTCTCACCAGTCGTTCCCTCTCCGTTCTGCTGTGGCGCATGGCGCAACATCCCCTGGGGGCCTACTACCAGGCGTCGATGGCGATCGCCGGGCAGAGGGGAACGCTGCGCAACTACTTCCGGGGTACGTCGCTCCAAGGGCGTTTTTGGGGCAAAACAGGAACCCTGACCGGTGTTCGCTCGATTTCGGGAATTCTTGAAACCGCTGATGGGCCTCGATACCTGAGCATGATCGCCAACGGGGCCTATGCACCCAACAGCGTGATGGGTGAAATCCTTCTGGCAAGCCAGCGGGTCAGCCGTTGCCCCTCATGGAACGCAGGCGGGACGCCGCACGGTGTGCCCGACTAATCGGCACGGTCTTGGAGTCCTCTCCACCGTTGGCCGCAGGGGTAGCTGAACGGATGGTCTGAATCTTGGATAGCTCCTGACGCCCGGCCATGACCACCTGGGCCATTTCTTTCAAACGCACTTCCAGCTCGCCCAGGGTCTGTTCCGCGTAACGGTTAGCGCCATCCTGAACACCTGCAGCCTCCTGACGGCTGCGCTGGATCAGCGATTCGCACTGCTGCTGGGTCTGCTGGCGGAACTGAAGCGCATCGTTGTGGATCCGTTCGGCCTCGTCGCGGCCTTCCTTCTGAAGGCGCAGGGCTTCACGGCGGATGGTTTCCAGGTCCTGCAGTGCTTGTTGGCGGGTGTTCTCGTGTTGCTCAAGATGTTGACGCTTGAGCTCGGCAATCTCCTTCTCCATCGACTGAAGCTGAAGCTGCGCCTGCTGGCGGTTGGCTTCATGCTGATCTGCGTGTTGCCGCTTGAGCTCAACAGCGTTTTTCTCAATCTGCTGGATTTGTTTCTGGGCCTGTTGGCGGCTCGCTTCGTGTTGTTCGGCGTGCTGACGCTTCAGTTCAATCGCCTCTTGATCCAGCTGCTGGCGACGCTCCAGGGCCTCCTGCTCCAGCTGCTGCCGGCGGGCAGAGAACTGTTGCTCCATCTGTGCCAGCTTGCTTTGCATCTCCTGTTCGAGCTTGGCGCCCTGCTGACGCGTCGTTTGAAGCAGTTGCTCACACTGCTGGCGGGTCTGATCACGCATCTCATTCACCTGCCGCTCCGCTTCCTGGCGGATGGCGGCATTGTTCACCAGCTGTTCGCGCTGGCGCTGGGCCTGATCAACGATCTCCTCTGCGCTCTTGCGGGCGGTGTTAATGAACTCGTCGCGCCGATCAATCAGCTTGGCGGCACGCTCAAGATCTGTTGGCAGTCCTTCCCGTACGGCATCGAGAAGCTCCACGGCATCTGTTTCATTGACCAGACGTCCGCCGGTGAAAGGGAGTCGACTGCCTTCCAGAACAACTTCCTCCAACTGGTCGAGTTGATCGAGAACGGTGAACCGGACGTCGTTCATCTCAGCTGGTTGGGAAAGCCGAATTAAAGAGCCTGTTGAGGTCCTTCGCCACCTCTGGCGGCACCATGTGGTCGATGGATCCGCCAAAGCGGGCCACTTCCTTCACCACGGAGCTGCTGAGGAAGCTGTGCCGAGCAGTCGTGGCCATGAACACGGTCTCCAGATCCTCCGCTAGCGACCGGTTGGTGTGGGCGATCTGTAGCTCATATTCGAAGTCACTCATCGCTCGCAGGCCCCGCAGGATTAAGTCGGCGCGATGGGTGACAGCGCAGTTCACCGTGAGGCCATCGAAACTGATCACCTCAACGCCAGACAAATGGTGTGTCGATGTGCGGATCTGTTCGATTCGTTCTTCGATCGTGAAGGCAGGTCGCTTGCTCGGATTGCTGAGCACGGCAACGACCACTTCGCCAAAGAGACTTACCGCCCGCTCAATCAGGTCCATATGACCGTTGGTGAGGGGGTCGAAACTGCCTGGGTAGAGCGCCCGCATCGGGAATCAGCGATGGGCGGATCCTATGCAGCGGATTGCTGTTTAGATTTCGTCCATCGCACCCGTGCCATGAGCCTCGACGCTGACGCCAAGAAGGTCCTGCTCCGCAAGATCCCCCATGGGCTTTTCATCTGCGGCGTTCGCAACGGCGATGAGGTCAATGGTTTCACCGCCAGCTGGGTGACCCAGGGATCCTTCGAACCACCTCTGGTGGTGATGGGCGTTCGAGCCGACAGCAGCAGTCACGCCATCATCGAAGCCACCGGCAAGTTCTCCCTGAATGTGCTGCGGGCCGACCAAAAAGATCTGGCTGCCGTTTTCTTCAAGCCCCAAAAGGCGCTTGGTGGTCGTTTTGAGGCGGCACCTTTTGAAGAGGGAGAGCTCGGCTTGCCTCTCCTCACCGATGCCGTCGGTGGTGTGGAGTGCGAACTCGTGGGGTCGATCAAGCATGGTGACCACACGGTCTTTGTTGGAGAAGTGAAAACAGCGCGTCTGATCGCTGATGGTGATGCGCTGAATCTGGCCAGCACCGGCTGGAATTACGGCGGCTGAGCTGACGAGGTGGATCCAGCTCCAGCTCCCGGTTCACCGCTGCTGACGCAGCCTGAACGTCTTGAACACCGCCTGAAGGAGATTCCCGCTGAACCGGGTTGCTATCTGATGCGGGACGGCGACGACCGGATCCTCTACGTCGGTAAGTCGAAGTCCTTGCGCAGTCGGGTGCGCAGTTATTTCCGCAGTCGGCACGATCTGTCGCCACGGATCCGCCTGATGACGCGCCAGGTCTGCGAGATCGAGTTCATCGTGACCGACAGCGAGGCGGAAGCCCTCGTTCTTGAATCCAACCTGATCAAGAACCATCAGCCGCACTTCAACGTGCTGCTCAAGGACGACAAGAAATACCCCTACCTCTGCATCACCTGGAGTGAGGCCTATCCAAGGATTTTCATCACCCGTCGCCGTCGTTTCCGCAGTCCCCTGGATCGCTTCTATGGGCCCTATGTCGATGTTGGGCTGTTGCGTCGCACGCTGTTCCTGGTGAAACGCGTCTTCCCGCTGCGGCAGCGGCCACGACCGATGTATCCCGACCGCACCTGCCTCAACTACAACATCGGCCGTTGTCCTGGGGTTTGTCAGGAAAAAATCAGCTCCGAGGACTACCACCGCACCATTCGCAAGGTGGCGATGGTGTTTCAGGGCCGCAGCGATGAGTTGCAACAGCTGCTTCAGGAGCAGATGGGGCGTTACGCCGAGCGGATGGATTACGAATCGGCAGCCCGCGTGCGTGATCAACTTCAGGGTCTGGATCAGCTCACCGCAGACCAAAAGATGAGCCTGCCGGACTCTTCCGTGAGCCGTGATGTTCTTGCCCTTGCGTTTGATGATCGGCTGGCGGCCGTCCAGCTGTTTCAGATGCGGGCCGGGAAGCTGGTGGGACGTCTCGGCTACACCGCCGATGCGTCTGGTTTGGAGCCTGGCCTGATCCTGCAGCGCGTGATTGAAGAGCACTACAGCCAGGTGGATTCCGTTGAGGTTCCGCCCGAGCTTTTGGTTCAACACGCTTTGCCCCAGCAGACGCTGATGGAGGACTGGTTGTCGGAACAACGGGAGCGTCGGGTGCAGATCCACTGCCCGCAGCGCCAGCAAAAGGCCGACCTGATCGAACTGGTTCAGCGCAATGCTGAGTTTGAGTTGCTTCGCGCCAAGCAGGGGCAGGAGAAGCAGTCTTTGGCGACGGAGGATCTGGCGCAGCTGCTGGAGTTACCGACCCCGCCGCGGCGGATTGAGGG
This genomic interval from Synechococcus sp. UW69 contains the following:
- a CDS encoding phospholipase D-like domain-containing protein produces the protein MITGSFNWSPSAAHTNDETLLVIHSPQLVKHLTRVMDHLRDTAELGITPHIQRKLDRQRIRCGDELERR
- a CDS encoding DUF3104 domain-containing protein — translated: MSVDHSVVTQRTDRDPLILHVKAGMTVIVEENGDWWMGDVVFVEAGARNTKVPTLFQVANVDTGFIRWINADLVTHIVPRIHEAVAA
- the dapF gene encoding diaminopimelate epimerase — encoded protein: MLQFSKYQGLGNDFLIVEGRQGQLPDAISDPDPAWVRHICDRRFGVGADGLILALPPQAEGELRMRIINADGSEAEMCGNGIRCLARYLADTDGDAPGRSWDIETLAGMIRPELMADRQLRVDMGPPFLTPEGIPTTLMPEDGLPQGVLMLEDDQLRVAAVGMGNPHVVVPVEDLASIPFEAWGAALEVHPAFPAKTNVHFLQVHSRERLEIRVWERGAGPTLACGTGACATLVAAVLLGLADDCAEVLLPGGPLMIEWRDRSGSVLMTGPAEAVFDGVLTPELVPGPSAVAPQVSPVNQVSTNPSPAKEVTPAASPEDEAAALEQVQNFLNSTSLDSMLNLASESLEQRTKARFERDTP
- a CDS encoding cysteine desulfurase family protein, with protein sequence MTRPELYLDAAATTPPLPEVIAVMQQLQQTAWANPSSLHGAGLAAAEALERARWCTADRFGVSADQLIVTSGATESVHLALLGSAAGLAPGRVVISAVEHPAVIAAAYQLEAQGWSVAEWPVDGQGVVRLNQLDQLLSAPTRLVSLTAAQGEIGALQPLIEVAQACRERGIVIHSDATQLVPQGCFPFERLGVDLLTLSAHKFRGPRGVGLLIRAPGVALSPLQGGGGQEHGLRSGTEPVALVSGMAEALKVLPSFDPVTHPVPPGSAVKIRRQRDQLLERLLELPQLRLCGPQLSGRLPHHIALLVKSTDGMPLPGRDLVRRLAAAGVACSSGSACSSGSSSDSVVLTAMGIPEPERQSGLRLTLGPWLSDQDLDAVPGRFESVLRAFP
- a CDS encoding DUF1995 family protein yields the protein MTQSDAPCLDLPADLLAAEEAMLQAALAAVGSGDGQRWAASLRFEGLRLLPVAVRLARALIATGQQLVMVWPDAGAAALARRDAEDLKDVILDFNQLKRSDSTTPDTRLLLAVNPSPADYEEFQALCENHAGVILMLNGRLEDAAVGIGSVARERRKGFVASWQQAYWLQPLDGGALMRCFPDDWRLYRQDPDGYRQLEVLPERPDPDTTAALLAGEDPDSIKQQLSGVDRFLDGLRN
- a CDS encoding DUF4330 domain-containing protein produces the protein MVLNRLRSFSPIDAVAAVVALAALGGVIWSPKLSNAVAKATGAVKPVQVSVDVRHLYSANPEQLLNSAREEAALNIVIRNQPAGRVTLVSVDDLTNSLTAVQPDGSVVVADAPSTALPRHARFVMEANAEIKPSGVVIGGTKLKVGVPVELEGRLYRLNGVVSGVTPL
- the dacB gene encoding D-alanyl-D-alanine carboxypeptidase/D-alanyl-D-alanine-endopeptidase — translated: MRSALFTLLLLAPQLPLRAATPLLAPPPVVQRQGQALLSGGALCPALQSALETAVGPEKRVWSVSVVDQRGQLLADLNGGVPRVPASNQKLVSTAFALDRLGPDFRLKTQLLRHADGTLEIVGEGDPDLSIAEIQKFAMVALGQGGSRTPTSLSTVPVQLMVREEPRQRWWPADWDPADRSYAYGAPITRLALTSNALHMAVMDPAARLQRILNSTIRQQGGQIRLQMVDQQTREAVTARSDEASVVLHSEDSAPMHALLSLANTESHNFTAEVLMREAADAWDVNRAALATTRWMQAQGLPMTGLRVRDGSGLSRGNRLTSRSLSVLLWRMAQHPLGAYYQASMAIAGQRGTLRNYFRGTSLQGRFWGKTGTLTGVRSISGILETADGPRYLSMIANGAYAPNSVMGEILLASQRVSRCPSWNAGGTPHGVPD
- the coaD gene encoding pantetheine-phosphate adenylyltransferase; this encodes MRALYPGSFDPLTNGHMDLIERAVSLFGEVVVAVLSNPSKRPAFTIEERIEQIRTSTHHLSGVEVISFDGLTVNCAVTHRADLILRGLRAMSDFEYELQIAHTNRSLAEDLETVFMATTARHSFLSSSVVKEVARFGGSIDHMVPPEVAKDLNRLFNSAFPTS
- a CDS encoding flavin reductase family protein, whose protein sequence is MSLDADAKKVLLRKIPHGLFICGVRNGDEVNGFTASWVTQGSFEPPLVVMGVRADSSSHAIIEATGKFSLNVLRADQKDLAAVFFKPQKALGGRFEAAPFEEGELGLPLLTDAVGGVECELVGSIKHGDHTVFVGEVKTARLIADGDALNLASTGWNYGG
- the uvrC gene encoding excinuclease ABC subunit UvrC, with the protein product MDPAPAPGSPLLTQPERLEHRLKEIPAEPGCYLMRDGDDRILYVGKSKSLRSRVRSYFRSRHDLSPRIRLMTRQVCEIEFIVTDSEAEALVLESNLIKNHQPHFNVLLKDDKKYPYLCITWSEAYPRIFITRRRRFRSPLDRFYGPYVDVGLLRRTLFLVKRVFPLRQRPRPMYPDRTCLNYNIGRCPGVCQEKISSEDYHRTIRKVAMVFQGRSDELQQLLQEQMGRYAERMDYESAARVRDQLQGLDQLTADQKMSLPDSSVSRDVLALAFDDRLAAVQLFQMRAGKLVGRLGYTADASGLEPGLILQRVIEEHYSQVDSVEVPPELLVQHALPQQTLMEDWLSEQRERRVQIHCPQRQQKADLIELVQRNAEFELLRAKQGQEKQSLATEDLAQLLELPTPPRRIEGYDISHIQGSDAVASQVVFIDGLPAKQHYRKYKIRSSSIRAGHSDDFMAMAEIMRRRFRRWARAKAEGVDVGALRHKGGSALQTDGLNDWPDVVMIDGGKGQLSAVMEALRELDLHEDLNVCSLAKQREEVFLPGESQPLESEPDQLGVVLLRRLRDEAHRFAVTFHRQQRGERMKRSRLSDIPGVGPKRVKDLLAHFHSIDAIQLASIETLSKAPGVGPALARDIHDFFHPSEDGDDGVDGAALEEQPQELSA